The following are encoded in a window of Centroberyx gerrardi isolate f3 chromosome 1, fCenGer3.hap1.cur.20231027, whole genome shotgun sequence genomic DNA:
- the mettl21ca gene encoding uncharacterized protein mettl21ca encodes EEEEEEEEEEGDGEDTGEEEDEKNQAVGAEDDSHSKESAVQSERRPAWAPSFYYKADKEVYHYVGKEIIIQESIDSYAGMIWPAALALCHYLETHREQLSLLDKAVLEIGAGTGLVSVVATLLGAWVTATDLPDVLSKLRLNLSKNTRGHCRHTPQVATLSWGHDLEHTYPTSVYHYDYVLAADVVYHHNFLDELLVTMKHFCQPGTTLIWANKVRFETDLTFTENFKKSFHTSLLFEDGEMKIFTATCREGEREGDAVVEIQDELRQREEGEGEREEEEGEREGKEGEWEEEKGEKEEEEVEEEKMVGNMEEERHYLNKENNKGKENDNDEVEAKELLKAKNVSQGRGRGDKEGKDEDEGGKEEEERWSQSSERIMDLNDEGYEEDDKDERENSDSRCSTAASDEDIIGQEHMKQTAEQLERKPAWAPSCYGRNGKDIYYYVGQEIAIYEYIDSYGAVMWPAALALCSFLDTNREKVNLQGKQVLELGAGTGLVAVVASLLGASVTATDLPDILGNLKANVMRNTKGRCRYTPQVVTLSWGHDLEHTYPTSVYRYDYVLAADVVYHHDFLDELLVTMKHFCQPGTTLIWANKIRFETDLTFTENFKKSFHTSLLFEDGETEMKIFMATCREGERERKREIW; translated from the exons gaggaggaggaagaggaagaggaggaggagggagatggggaggacacaggggaggaagaagatgaaaagAACCAGGCAGTGGGAGCAGAAG ACGATTCACACAGCAAAGAGTCAGCTGTGCAGAGCGAGCGAAGACCAGCCTGGGCTCCCAGTTTCTACTACAAGGCTGATAAAGAGGTGTACCATTACGTCGGGAAGGAGATCATCATCCAAGAGTCTATTGACTCCTACGCGGGCATGATCTGGCCAGCA GCATTGGCCCTCTGTCACTACCTGGAGACTCATCGTGAACAGTTGAGTCTTCTGGACAAAGCTGTCCTGGAGATCGGGGCAGGAACTGGTCTTGTGTCCGTTGTAGCAACACTACTCG GTGCCTGGGTGACGGCCACAGACCTTCCAGATGTTCTGAGTAAATTGAGGCTCAATCTGTCCAAGAACACCAGAGGACACTGCAGGCACACGCCCCAGGTGGCAACGCTGTCCTGGGGTCACGACCTGGAGCACACCTACCCTACGTCCGTCTATCATTACGATTACGTGCTGGCGGCTGACGTGGTCTATCATCACAACTTCCTGGATGAGCTTCTGGTCACCATGAAGCATTTCTGCCAGCCAGGAACGACTCTGATCTGGGCCAACAAGGTCCGGTTTGAGACGGATCTGACGTTCACTGAGAACTTTAAAAAGTCCTTCCACACAAGCTTGCTGTTTGAAGATGGGGAGATGAAGATCTTCACGGCAACttgcagggagggagagagagaaggtgatgCGGTTGTGGAAATACAGGATGagctgagacagagggaggaaggtgagggagagagggaggaagaagagggagagagggagggaaaggaaggagagtgggaggaagagaagggagagaaggaggaggaagaggttgaGGAAGAGAAGATGGTAGGAAACATGGAAGAGGAGCGTCACTAtctcaataaagaaaacaataagGGTAAGGAAAACGATAATGATGAAGTAGAGGCAAAGGAACTACTCAAGGCAAAAAACGTGTCACAGGGCCGAGGAAGAGGTGATAAGGAAGGAAAAGAtgaggatgagggagggaaagaggaagaggagaggtggagtcAGTCATCTGAGCGGATAATGGATCTCAATGATGAAGGCTATGAAGAGGATGAcaaggatgaaagagagaacagTGACTCCAGATGTAGCACCGCAGCCAGCGATGAAGACATTATAG GTCAGGAGCACATGAAGCAGACAGCtgagcagctggagaggaaGCCGGCCTGGGCTCCTAGCTGCTATGGCAGGAACGGTAAAGATATCTACTACTACGTAGGGCAGGAGATTGCCATTTATGAGTACATAGACTCCTATGGAGCAGTGATGTGGCCAGCG GCACTGGCTCTGTGTTCCTTCCTGGACACCAACAGGGAGAAGGTGAACCTGCAGGGGAAGCAGGTTCTGGAGCTGGGAGCAGGAACGGGTCTGGTCGCCGTTGTGGCCAGTCTACTGG gAGCTTCAGTCACAGCCACTGACCTGCCTGACATCTTGGGTAACCTGAAGGCCAATGTGATGAGGAACACCAAGGGGCGCTGCAGGTACACACCCCAGGTGGTGACTCTGTCCTGGGGTCACGACCTGGAGCACACCTACCCTACGTCCGTCTATCGCTACGACTACGTGCTGGCGGCTGACGTGGTCTATCATCACGACTTCCTGGATGAGCTTCTGGTCACCATGAAGCATTTCTGTCAGCCAGGAACGACTCTGATCTGGGCCAACAAGATCAGGTTTGAGACGGATCTGACGTTCACTGAGAACTTTAAAAAGTCCTTCCACACAAGCTTGCTGTTTGAAGATGGGGAGACGGAGATGAAGATCTTCATGGCAACTtgcagggaaggagagagagagagaaagagggagatctGGTAG
- the mettl21e gene encoding methyltransferase like 21e, producing the protein MEDSKTGEEGESGPAVDAELAKAIMARHFRPSLIVTEAWEGYTFAGLEIRIKESTDLYGAVLWPSALVLCHFLDTNRDKYNLTDKNVIELGAGTGLVTIVSSLLGAKVTSTDMPDVLGNLRYNVLRNTRDRCKYIPQVTELTWGQELEQRFPRATHCFDYILAADVVYSHPYLEELMDTFDHLCQEGTQILWAMRFRLDPENSFVERFQKRFHMEELYDLPSLSIKLYRGWRKDKWTVPHSGEAAA; encoded by the exons ATGGAGGACTCCAAGACCGGAGAAGAAGGTGAGT CAGGTCCTGCTGTGGATGCTGAGCTTGCCAAAGCCATCATGGCTCGGCATTTCCGTCCGTCTCTCATCGTCACGGAGGCCTGGGAGGGCTACACCTTCGCTGGCCTGGAGATCCGCATCAAGGAGTCCACAGACCTCTATGGAGCTGTGCTCTGGCCCTCG GCTCTGGTGTTGTGTCATTTCCTGGACACCAACCGTGACAAGTACAACCTGACAGACAAAAATGTGATTGAACTGGGTGCTGGAACCGGGCTGGTCACCATAGTATCCAGTCTATTAG GTGCGAAGGTAACCTCCACTGACATGCCAGATGTGTTGGGGAACCTCCGGTACAATGTTCTCCGGAACACCAGAGACCGTTGCAAGTACATCCCGCAG GTCACTGAGCTCACCTGGGGCCAGGAGCTGGAGCAGCGTTTCCCACGCGCCACCCATTGTTTTGACTACATCCTGGCAGCCGACGTGGTCTACTCCCATCCGTACCTGGAAGAGCTGATGGACACCTTCGACCACCTGTGTCAGGAAGGAACGCAGATCTTGTGGGCCATGCGCTTCCGCCTCGACCCGGAGAACAGCTTTGTGGAGCGCTTCCAGAAACGCTTCCACATGGAGGAGCTGTACGACCTTCCCAGCCTCAGTATCAAACTGTACCGAGGCTGGAGGAAGGACAAGTGGACCGTGCCGCACTCAGGAGAGGCTGCGGCCTGA